A single region of the Pseudalkalibacillus berkeleyi genome encodes:
- a CDS encoding enoyl-CoA hydratase-related protein encodes MNRTIELIKMEVKDEVIHLEFNRPDRLNALNVEMIDCFVERLEEVIHMKQKVIILSGVGTAFSSGGDIQAMSSSISDVLFQEIMGKVKEMILKVYTLPKIVISAVHGPAAGLGFSLALASDYIVASNDAKFGLNFIHIGLVADGGCHFLLKNRIGYQNTKHAIWKGKTFHAKEAYDLGIIDFLVDDHPYDQATELVSSTLQMSFEAQIESKLILNATEVLELTKVLDLECDAQCRMRKSDEHIHRIQAFLKKSKKG; translated from the coding sequence ATGAATAGGACAATAGAACTTATTAAAATGGAAGTAAAAGACGAAGTTATTCATCTTGAATTTAATCGACCTGACAGATTGAACGCCTTGAATGTAGAAATGATTGATTGTTTTGTTGAGAGGCTTGAAGAAGTCATTCATATGAAACAAAAAGTTATCATTTTATCAGGCGTTGGAACGGCTTTCTCATCCGGTGGTGATATTCAAGCGATGAGTAGTAGCATTTCAGATGTCCTCTTTCAAGAAATTATGGGAAAAGTGAAAGAGATGATTCTAAAGGTTTACACATTACCGAAAATCGTCATTTCTGCAGTTCATGGACCAGCTGCTGGTCTAGGATTTAGCCTAGCGCTTGCCTCAGATTATATCGTTGCCTCGAACGATGCAAAATTTGGGCTGAATTTCATACATATAGGCCTAGTAGCAGATGGGGGATGCCATTTCCTTCTGAAAAATCGGATTGGCTATCAAAATACAAAACATGCGATATGGAAAGGTAAAACGTTTCATGCCAAAGAAGCATATGATTTAGGAATCATAGACTTTTTGGTCGATGACCATCCATACGATCAAGCAACAGAGCTTGTTTCAAGTACTTTACAAATGTCGTTTGAAGCTCAAATCGAATCAAAATTAATTTTGAATGCAACAGAAGTGCTCGAATTAACAAAAGTATTAGACTTAGAATGTGATGCCCAATGTCGTATGCGAAAGTCAGATGAGCATATTCACCGAATTCAAGCATTCTTGAAAAAATCAAAAAAAGGATAA
- a CDS encoding DMT family transporter, whose translation MAWISLVLAGLCEMFGVTMINKLHKDRNWQSLLLLILGFGASFLFLAYAMKSLPMGTSYAIWTGIGASGGAILGMLLYDESRDPKRLLFIALILCAAIGLKLIS comes from the coding sequence ATGGCTTGGATTTCTTTGGTCTTAGCAGGCCTTTGTGAAATGTTCGGGGTCACTATGATAAATAAATTACATAAGGACCGCAATTGGCAATCTTTACTTTTATTAATTCTCGGATTTGGTGCTAGTTTTTTATTTCTAGCCTATGCAATGAAATCACTACCTATGGGCACTTCCTATGCAATTTGGACAGGAATTGGTGCATCTGGCGGAGCAATTCTAGGCATGCTTTTGTATGATGAATCAAGGGATCCGAAAAGATTGTTATTTATAGCCTTGATTCTTTGTGCTGCAATCGGACTAAAGCTTATCTCGTAA
- a CDS encoding cupin domain-containing protein produces the protein MYRKPYQYNQWQQPVHWHPHQWQNRHWKHQWTPHYGQMKLKDYGSNPFVVNIDQATKQNRNYRTALWTGENLQVTLMSIDVGDDIGLEVHPTTDQFIRIEEGQGVVQMGESKDNLSFQQRVYDDYAIMIPAGKWHNVINTGRRPMKVYAIYAPPEHPFGTVHETKADAEDYEEQNPY, from the coding sequence GTGTACCGTAAACCATACCAATATAACCAATGGCAACAACCCGTGCATTGGCATCCTCATCAATGGCAAAATCGACATTGGAAACATCAATGGACGCCTCATTATGGTCAAATGAAACTAAAAGATTATGGATCAAACCCATTTGTCGTTAACATTGATCAAGCGACTAAGCAAAACAGGAATTACAGAACGGCTTTATGGACGGGTGAAAACTTACAAGTAACCCTTATGAGTATTGATGTAGGTGATGATATCGGTTTAGAAGTTCATCCTACAACAGATCAATTCATACGTATTGAAGAAGGTCAAGGTGTAGTACAGATGGGGGAAAGCAAAGATAACTTAAGCTTCCAACAAAGAGTCTATGATGACTATGCGATTATGATTCCAGCTGGAAAATGGCATAATGTAATCAATACGGGGAGAAGGCCGATGAAAGTATACGCCATTTACGCTCCGCCTGAGCATCCATTTGGCACGGTCCATGAAACGAAAGCGGATGCTGAAGATTATGAGGAGCAGAACCCATACTAA
- a CDS encoding thiolase family protein, whose product MNREVVIVEAVRTAIGKRKGVFRNTHPVHLAGRVLDEVTKRANIDKSLIEDIVMGCVTPHSEQGFNIGRLAALDSGFPVEVPSVQINRMCGSGQQALHFAAQEILAGDMDITIAAGVENMTMVPLLSDGNERTIPNSLKEKYSFVHQGVSAELIADHYGLSRKQLDEYAFNSHQRAIKAQDEGKFNQEIVAMSGVDIDGNDINVTTDEGPRRNTSLEALSNLKPVFKPDGVVTAGNASQMSDGAAAILLMSRGKAESLGMKPRARIVQRVVVASDPTMMLDGVIPATRKVLDKAGLSIQDMDLVEINEAFAPVVLAWHKELGYSLDLVNVNGGAIALGHPLGATGAKLMTTLLHELERTNGRYGLLTICIGHGMATAAIIERL is encoded by the coding sequence ATGAACCGTGAAGTAGTCATAGTAGAAGCGGTAAGGACAGCGATTGGTAAAAGAAAAGGCGTTTTTCGAAATACACACCCTGTTCACTTAGCTGGTAGAGTGTTAGATGAAGTGACGAAGAGGGCAAACATCGATAAATCATTAATTGAGGATATCGTAATGGGGTGTGTGACACCTCACTCCGAACAAGGATTTAATATTGGCAGACTAGCTGCGTTAGATTCAGGATTTCCAGTTGAGGTACCTTCCGTGCAAATTAACCGGATGTGTGGTTCAGGTCAACAAGCCCTCCATTTTGCTGCCCAAGAAATTTTAGCAGGTGATATGGATATCACAATTGCTGCTGGCGTAGAGAATATGACAATGGTCCCTTTATTAAGTGATGGAAATGAACGAACGATACCCAACTCCTTGAAAGAAAAATATAGCTTTGTTCATCAAGGCGTCTCGGCTGAACTTATAGCTGATCATTATGGACTAAGCAGGAAGCAGTTGGACGAATATGCCTTCAACAGTCACCAAAGAGCAATAAAGGCACAGGACGAGGGGAAATTCAATCAAGAAATCGTTGCAATGTCGGGTGTAGATATAGATGGTAATGATATAAACGTAACGACTGATGAGGGACCTAGAAGGAATACATCACTTGAGGCTTTAAGTAATTTAAAGCCAGTATTTAAGCCAGATGGAGTTGTAACCGCAGGAAATGCGAGTCAAATGAGTGACGGAGCTGCAGCGATATTATTGATGTCACGTGGTAAAGCGGAATCTCTAGGGATGAAGCCACGTGCACGAATTGTCCAAAGGGTTGTTGTTGCATCGGATCCAACGATGATGCTTGATGGCGTTATACCTGCAACAAGAAAGGTATTGGACAAAGCCGGATTATCCATTCAAGACATGGATTTGGTTGAGATTAATGAAGCGTTCGCACCAGTGGTACTAGCCTGGCATAAAGAACTAGGGTATTCACTTGATCTAGTCAATGTAAACGGAGGTGCCATTGCGCTAGGACATCCTTTAGGCGCAACAGGTGCAAAATTAATGACGACTTTACTTCATGAATTAGAACGCACGAATGGGCGATACGGTCTACTCACGATTTGTATTGGTCATGGGATGGCAACAGCAGCTATAATTGAGCGATTATGA
- a CDS encoding MFS transporter — MIKKVEIPTISIIGLLALSIIFGWFRYGYGLLLPKFKEDFNLSASILGVISSLTFLSFLIGALTVILVVSRLGARPVILGGIFAASAGLLLSGLTNNSLIFALGCTIAGLSPGLTWSSFSESVNQNVRNGIQNRALAIISTGSTLGLIMISSLYLLVNGDWRLIWVSGGIIGFIIFIWAFKSIPFPKQDESFQKEVLKVNVRPLLTKRSKPLYISSILFGITEATYWTYSADFVQENLFISHANAIFFLVTGIGGLVGLWAGDFINKLGFKVCFIITILLYSFSISILFISQNWLLVCVSGFLFGSSFMLYAAFLPIWSAQVFPNIPAIGFSISIILLNIGAIIGPALFGVILSHVKYETIFLVAGLIGCLKVFVLPVTRQATNM, encoded by the coding sequence GTGATAAAAAAGGTAGAAATACCGACAATATCCATTATTGGTCTACTAGCATTATCGATCATTTTCGGATGGTTCAGATATGGTTATGGCTTATTGTTGCCAAAGTTCAAAGAGGATTTCAATTTATCAGCCTCCATATTAGGGGTTATTTCTAGTTTAACGTTCCTTTCATTTTTAATTGGAGCACTTACTGTGATATTGGTAGTATCACGATTGGGAGCGCGCCCCGTTATTTTAGGAGGTATTTTTGCTGCATCAGCAGGGTTGTTATTATCTGGACTTACTAATAACAGTCTTATTTTTGCCTTAGGGTGTACGATTGCCGGGTTAAGCCCAGGTTTAACATGGTCTTCATTTTCAGAGAGTGTGAACCAGAATGTGAGAAATGGGATTCAGAATAGAGCTTTGGCCATTATTAGTACCGGATCCACTCTTGGGTTAATTATGATATCTTCTTTATATTTATTGGTAAATGGAGATTGGAGGCTGATTTGGGTCAGCGGTGGAATCATTGGTTTTATCATCTTTATTTGGGCTTTTAAATCTATCCCTTTCCCCAAACAGGATGAAAGCTTTCAAAAGGAAGTTCTGAAGGTGAATGTAAGGCCTCTTTTAACAAAAAGATCCAAGCCACTTTATATATCGTCAATATTATTCGGGATTACTGAAGCGACCTATTGGACTTACTCGGCAGATTTTGTTCAAGAAAATCTCTTTATTAGTCATGCAAATGCTATTTTCTTCCTTGTCACAGGAATTGGAGGATTGGTTGGCTTATGGGCCGGTGATTTTATTAATAAACTAGGATTTAAGGTCTGTTTCATCATTACAATACTTCTTTATTCATTCAGTATTTCAATTTTGTTTATCTCACAAAATTGGTTACTCGTGTGTGTTTCAGGATTCTTATTCGGAAGTTCATTCATGCTATATGCAGCGTTTTTGCCTATTTGGAGCGCACAAGTCTTTCCTAATATCCCTGCGATAGGGTTCAGTATTAGTATCATCCTTTTAAATATTGGAGCCATTATTGGTCCAGCATTATTCGGAGTGATATTATCCCATGTAAAATACGAAACGATCTTTCTAGTTGCAGGATTGATTGGTTGCCTAAAAGTGTTTGTATTACCTGTTACTAGACAGGCTACAAATATGTAG
- a CDS encoding acyl-CoA dehydrogenase family protein: protein MSARYLQEEHHIFRSALRKFLKKEAYPFYDQWEEDRIIPRSFWTKMGNSGFLCPWVDEQFGGLNADFGYSVVLLEELERVGSSLVGVGLHNDIVTPYLAEYGNEEQKNRWLPGCISGDSITAIAMTEPSAGSDLAGIKMTAVRDGNDYILNGEKTFITNGIHADIIVVVCKTDPKAIPAHKGISLIVVERDTSGFTRGKKLNKIGLHSQDTAELIFEDARVPASNLLGEEGKGFYYLMQQLQQERLIVAIEAITAAEEMLNQTIEYVKNRNAFGKKISDFQTVQFRIAEMATEVELGRTFLDDLIMEHMEHKHIVKQVSMAKYWTTEMARKIATECMQLHGGYGYMEEYEIARRYRDIPVASIYAGTNEIMKSIIAKELGL, encoded by the coding sequence ATGTCAGCTAGATACTTGCAAGAGGAGCACCACATTTTTCGAAGCGCGTTACGCAAATTTCTGAAAAAAGAAGCGTATCCTTTTTATGATCAATGGGAAGAGGACAGAATCATCCCTCGTTCGTTCTGGACTAAGATGGGGAATAGTGGCTTCTTATGCCCTTGGGTGGATGAACAATTCGGTGGACTAAATGCAGACTTTGGATATTCCGTCGTACTGCTAGAAGAACTTGAACGTGTTGGTTCTAGTTTAGTTGGAGTCGGTTTGCATAATGATATTGTCACACCCTACCTTGCTGAATATGGCAATGAGGAGCAGAAGAATCGATGGTTACCTGGTTGTATTTCTGGTGATTCGATCACTGCCATTGCGATGACAGAGCCTAGCGCAGGATCTGATCTTGCAGGTATTAAGATGACAGCGGTACGAGATGGTAATGACTATATATTAAATGGTGAAAAAACGTTTATCACAAATGGCATCCATGCAGACATAATCGTCGTCGTTTGTAAGACAGATCCGAAAGCCATTCCAGCACACAAAGGAATAAGCTTGATCGTAGTCGAACGAGATACGTCTGGATTTACAAGAGGGAAGAAACTAAACAAGATCGGGCTCCATAGCCAGGATACTGCAGAACTTATATTTGAAGATGCTAGAGTACCAGCATCCAATTTACTTGGTGAAGAAGGAAAAGGTTTCTACTATTTAATGCAACAACTTCAACAGGAAAGATTAATAGTTGCAATTGAAGCGATAACTGCGGCTGAAGAGATGTTGAATCAGACTATTGAATACGTAAAAAATCGAAACGCATTTGGAAAGAAAATAAGTGATTTCCAAACTGTACAATTTCGTATAGCCGAAATGGCGACAGAAGTAGAGCTTGGTAGAACATTTTTAGATGATTTAATTATGGAACACATGGAGCACAAGCATATAGTCAAACAAGTTTCGATGGCAAAGTACTGGACAACAGAAATGGCTAGGAAAATCGCTACTGAATGTATGCAGCTCCATGGTGGATATGGGTATATGGAAGAATATGAGATTGCAAGACGATATCGTGATATTCCTGTAGCATCGATTTATGCAGGCACGAATGAAATCATGAAGTCAATTATTGCAAAGGAATTAGGCTTATAA
- a CDS encoding DMT family transporter, producing the protein MNTNWIKVFIAALFEVFWVIGLKHANDFWTWGGTVIAIIISFYLMIMAGKNLPVGTVYAVFVGLGTAGTVSSEILLFGEPFQAEKVLLILLLISGVIGLKIVTNDYAKESEGA; encoded by the coding sequence ATGAATACGAATTGGATTAAAGTATTTATTGCAGCATTGTTTGAAGTATTTTGGGTTATTGGATTAAAGCACGCAAATGACTTTTGGACGTGGGGCGGAACAGTTATTGCGATCATCATTAGCTTCTATTTAATGATTATGGCAGGAAAGAATCTTCCTGTAGGTACTGTTTATGCCGTTTTTGTTGGGTTAGGTACAGCTGGAACCGTCTCTTCTGAAATCTTACTCTTTGGAGAACCTTTTCAAGCGGAAAAGGTATTACTCATTTTGTTGTTAATCTCAGGAGTAATCGGATTGAAGATAGTTACAAATGATTATGCGAAAGAAAGTGAGGGAGCATAA
- a CDS encoding alanine/glycine:cation symporter family protein, with translation MIVSWLETIVGWGNDILWTYVLIALLLILGVYFSIRTKFVQFRMIREMVMLLGEGATVSKDKKKRGVSSFQAFSISTASRVGTGNLAGVALAISLGGPGAVFWMWIIALIGAATAFVESTLAQIYKVKDDFGFRGGPAYYMEKGLNKRWLGILFSILITFTFGLVFNSVQANTISLAFENSFGLDRVIFGVVLTTIVAIIIFGGIKRIARVAELIVPFMAILYLLIALYVIVTNVTEIPSVIALIVNSAFGLEEAVGGGMGAALMNGIKRGLFSNEAGMGSAPNAAATASVSHPAKQGLIQTLSVFTDTILICSATAFMIILSGVYTGSDDGIQLTQQALTSHLGEWAGILIAIFIFLFAFSSVVGNYYYGESNIEFMGAGKKSWLFVYRLAVVGMVLFGSIAKIAIVWSLADLFMALMALVNLIAITMLGKIAFATLKDYIEQKREGKNPVFDPRKVGLHNTEVWDEERAHYNKATHEQ, from the coding sequence ATGATTGTGTCTTGGTTAGAAACCATCGTAGGATGGGGAAATGACATTTTATGGACTTATGTCTTAATTGCCCTTTTATTAATCTTAGGTGTCTATTTCTCTATTCGTACAAAATTCGTTCAGTTTAGAATGATAAGAGAGATGGTTATGCTTCTTGGAGAAGGAGCAACTGTTTCTAAAGATAAGAAGAAACGTGGTGTATCATCATTTCAGGCGTTCAGCATCAGTACTGCCTCACGTGTTGGTACCGGTAACTTAGCTGGGGTAGCCCTTGCTATTTCTTTAGGTGGACCTGGAGCAGTCTTCTGGATGTGGATCATTGCGCTTATTGGTGCAGCCACAGCATTTGTAGAGAGTACACTTGCTCAGATCTATAAAGTTAAAGATGATTTCGGCTTCAGAGGTGGACCAGCCTATTACATGGAAAAAGGCTTGAATAAAAGATGGCTTGGGATTCTATTCTCAATCCTTATTACATTCACCTTTGGACTTGTATTCAACTCTGTACAAGCGAATACGATTTCACTTGCATTTGAAAATTCATTTGGATTAGATCGTGTTATTTTTGGGGTTGTACTTACTACAATTGTAGCGATTATTATATTTGGTGGAATCAAACGTATTGCAAGAGTAGCGGAATTAATTGTCCCATTTATGGCGATTCTTTACTTGTTAATTGCACTTTATGTCATTGTCACGAACGTTACTGAAATTCCATCCGTTATTGCGTTGATTGTTAACAGTGCATTTGGTTTGGAAGAAGCAGTAGGTGGCGGTATGGGTGCCGCTTTAATGAATGGAATCAAACGTGGATTGTTCTCCAATGAAGCTGGTATGGGTAGTGCGCCAAACGCCGCTGCAACAGCGAGTGTTTCACACCCAGCGAAACAAGGTCTCATTCAAACGTTGAGTGTATTTACAGATACAATTCTGATTTGTTCTGCGACTGCATTTATGATCATTCTTTCCGGCGTTTACACAGGATCTGATGATGGTATCCAATTGACACAACAAGCCTTAACATCTCACTTAGGTGAGTGGGCAGGTATTCTAATTGCAATTTTCATTTTCTTATTTGCATTTAGTTCGGTTGTAGGTAACTACTATTATGGTGAATCAAACATCGAATTTATGGGCGCTGGTAAGAAAAGCTGGTTGTTTGTTTACCGTTTAGCAGTAGTAGGTATGGTGTTGTTTGGATCAATAGCGAAGATTGCAATTGTATGGAGTCTAGCTGACTTGTTTATGGCCTTAATGGCTCTCGTCAACTTGATTGCTATTACGATGCTCGGAAAAATTGCGTTCGCTACATTGAAAGATTACATTGAGCAAAAACGTGAAGGGAAAAACCCAGTATTTGACCCAAGAAAAGTTGGATTGCACAACACTGAAGTGTGGGACGAAGAACGAGCACATTACAACAAAGCCACACATGAACAGTAA
- a CDS encoding 3-hydroxyacyl-CoA dehydrogenase family protein yields the protein MKKIGVIGAGLMGNGIAQTMAMSGKYVILQDITEEALLKARNKIEKSLGRLEKAGHINQERVTNTLSKITTTLEIEQACKESDLIIEAVPENLQLKRTIFEQLDRYAPTHAILATNTSELSVTSIAAVTNRADQVIGMHWFNPAPVMKLIEIVKGIDTSNETVKMIESISEEVGKETVLVKDTQGFVTTRALSAHMLECMRIYEEGVASLEDVDKAIRLGLNYPMGPLQLADYVGLDTMLYASEGLVEAYGDRFRPPQILRKLVEAGHFGVKTGRGFYSYE from the coding sequence ATGAAAAAAATCGGAGTCATCGGGGCAGGCTTGATGGGGAATGGTATTGCTCAAACTATGGCGATGAGTGGTAAATATGTGATTCTTCAAGATATTACAGAAGAGGCTTTATTAAAGGCTCGCAACAAAATTGAAAAGAGTTTAGGAAGACTCGAAAAGGCAGGTCATATTAATCAAGAAAGGGTAACAAATACATTAAGTAAAATAACGACTACCTTAGAAATTGAGCAAGCGTGTAAGGAAAGTGATTTAATAATCGAAGCTGTTCCCGAAAATTTACAGTTAAAAAGAACGATCTTTGAACAATTGGATAGATATGCACCAACTCATGCTATTCTCGCAACAAATACATCTGAATTAAGCGTGACATCAATTGCAGCTGTAACGAACCGAGCAGATCAAGTGATTGGCATGCATTGGTTCAACCCAGCCCCGGTTATGAAGCTTATTGAAATCGTAAAGGGCATCGATACGTCAAATGAGACAGTAAAAATGATTGAGTCCATCTCAGAAGAAGTTGGTAAAGAGACGGTTTTGGTCAAAGATACACAAGGTTTTGTCACTACCCGTGCACTGTCCGCTCATATGCTCGAGTGTATGCGCATTTATGAAGAGGGCGTTGCCTCTCTAGAAGATGTTGATAAGGCAATCCGTCTAGGTTTAAATTATCCGATGGGACCCCTACAGCTTGCCGATTACGTAGGACTTGATACGATGCTATATGCAAGTGAGGGCTTAGTTGAAGCCTATGGGGATCGTTTTCGTCCACCTCAAATTTTACGTAAGCTTGTTGAGGCAGGGCATTTCGGAGTAAAGACAGGTCGTGGATTCTATTCTTATGAATGA
- the safA gene encoding SafA/ExsA family spore coat assembly protein has protein sequence MKTLTKLLTLLLSVTLVTGISNEAFAASTHTVKSGDTMWKIATYYQIGTSEIINVNPQVEDPDRIYPGQRLNIPDNSGVRSIEYQVVQLVNDERAKYGLQPLQENWELSRVARYKSKDMIENNYFSHTSPTYGSPFKMIEDFGITYRSAGENIAAGQQTAEEVVNAWMNSEGHRKNILSSNYTEIGVGYAKGGNYGHYWTQMFISQ, from the coding sequence ATGAAAACACTTACAAAACTACTCACACTACTGTTGTCTGTCACTTTAGTCACGGGTATTTCTAATGAAGCATTCGCCGCTTCAACACATACTGTAAAATCTGGTGACACGATGTGGAAAATCGCTACGTATTATCAAATAGGAACATCAGAAATTATTAACGTGAATCCACAAGTAGAAGACCCAGATCGCATTTATCCAGGGCAAAGGTTGAACATCCCAGACAATAGCGGAGTCAGGTCCATCGAATATCAAGTCGTGCAACTTGTAAACGATGAACGAGCCAAGTATGGGCTCCAGCCGCTACAGGAAAATTGGGAGCTTTCAAGAGTTGCCCGGTATAAATCCAAGGATATGATTGAAAACAATTACTTCAGTCATACTTCACCAACTTACGGTAGTCCTTTTAAAATGATCGAGGATTTTGGTATTACTTATCGTTCAGCAGGTGAAAACATTGCAGCTGGTCAACAAACTGCTGAAGAAGTGGTTAACGCTTGGATGAATAGTGAAGGTCACCGGAAAAATATTCTTTCAAGTAATTACACTGAGATCGGCGTTGGATATGCAAAAGGAGGGAACTACGGACACTACTGGACGCAAATGTTTATTAGTCAATAA